The following proteins are encoded in a genomic region of Triticum dicoccoides isolate Atlit2015 ecotype Zavitan chromosome 1B, WEW_v2.0, whole genome shotgun sequence:
- the LOC119349524 gene encoding protein DEHYDRATION-INDUCED 19-like yields MDSEHWISRLAAAKRFYAAQLGHAGADRAGMDELDMDGDENAGRPDFACPYCYEDHDVASLIAHLEEDHPFEPHAAPCPICSEKVSKDMLNHITMQHGYLFKNRRRLRRFAVPGSQSLSLLSRDLREAHLQVLLGGGGHRSSNNNAANISADPLLSSFGLSFPTLDAEETSKLSTPAQSDVPVLKEAAARPWRSSMDSSLTREEREQASVRAAFVQDLLLSTLFRDQ; encoded by the exons ATGGACTCGGAGCACTGGATCTCGCGCCTGGCCGCCGCCAAGCGCTTCTACGCCGCGCAGCTCGGCCACGCCG GCGCAGATCGGGCGGGCATGGACGAGCTGGACATGGACGGCGACGAGAACGCCGGCAGGCCCGACTTCGCCTGCCCCTACTGCTACGAGGACCACGACGTCGCCTCCCTCATCGCCCACCTCGAGGAGGACCACCCCTTCGAGCCCCACGCCGCG CCTTGCCCTATCTGCTCTGAAAAGGTTTCTAAAGATATGCTAAACCATATTACCATGCAACATGGGTACTTGTTCAAG AATCGCCGCAGGTTGCGCAGATTTGCTGTTCCAGGCAGCCAGTCGCTCTCTCTGCTGAGCCGGGATCTACGTGAAGCCCATTTGCAGGTGCTTCTGGGAGGTGGTGGACATAGGTCAAGCAACAATAATGCCGCAAATATTTCAGCTGATCCTCTTCTGTCATCATTTGGCCTTAGCTTCCCAACATTAGATGCTGAGGAAACATCAAAATTGTCTACTCCCGCTCAGAGTGATGTACCAGTGCTAAAAGAGGCAGCTGCTCGGCCGTGGCGGTCAAG TATGGACTCGTCGCTCACAAGGGAAGAAAGGGAGCAAGCCAGCGTGAGAGCGGCATTTGTGCAAGACTTGCTGCTCTCCACCCTATTCAGAGACCAATAA